From Ignatzschineria sp. RMDPL8A, a single genomic window includes:
- the putA gene encoding bifunctional proline dehydrogenase/L-glutamate gamma-semialdehyde dehydrogenase PutA has translation MYDLNRIINHKEFGEFTSATFFDVIGKMHLKDEEECIRDLREIIAPTTDTEQKIRQKTYDVVQRIRNSPEIESSLDALLREYNLTTKEGLILMCLAEAFLRIPDKKSADALIRDKIAGVNWSSHKGNSNKQLVNFATWGLMLTGNLVDIDDESSALKKLTNKMTEPVIRKSVNVAMQVMGKQFVLGETMAEALKNGRKVREQGYTYTFDMLGEAAMTQADADRYFEDYKNALKAVGAEEALPNSRKPSLSIKLSALHQRYTVDQKDRVMTELFNRVKELALLGKELDAEISIDAEEADRLELSLELFEKLVRVPEIGSWGGLGLVIQGYAKHAMPSLIWVSLLGRELGIEIPVRLVKGAYWDTEVKDSQVRGLNNYPVFTRKENTDISYLACARFMLSPAAQGVIRPQFATHNAQTVMTILDFSERFNNDNFEFQRLHGMGEALYNEIIKEYGKSVRIYAPVGLHHDLLPYLVRRLLENGANSSFVHQLVDPTVPIESLIEHPVTVVDGYETIKNPNIPYSDELYKTRKNSRGLNMNFSSTWLPFESQYNEMITKRWRAKPIINGVPQKEGQETYQARSPFDLEHVVGKVTTANEAQVKAAIDSLDKAWFNWNETPVEVRASILEKTADLLEENRIELIALCSMEAGKTIHDGIDEVREAADFCRYYAQEARKHGTVKELKGPTGEQNLYYHAGKGVFACISPWNFPLAIYLGQIVAALVSGNTVLAKPAEATPMIAYRVVELLFEAGLPKEVIALLPGSGKMLGDIFTQDPRVVGVCFTGSTSTARAINQNLATREGAIPTLIAETGGQNVMFADSTSLPEQVVRDALQSAFVSTGQRCSALRVLYLQDEIADRIIELLKGAMDDIVVGVPYSRKTDVSSVIDERAKASLLEHIDALKAQGKLIAEAKIDPKLNGHFVAPVIFEIDSISELKKEHFGPIMHVIRYKSDKLLDMIHEVNATGFGLTMGVHSRNDDYIRFIETHARVGNFYVNRNQVGAIVGVQPFGGRGLSGTGPKAGGPHYLPRFMTERSTSVNTAAIGGDAALISLAYDEQG, from the coding sequence ATGTATGATTTAAATCGGATTATCAATCATAAAGAGTTCGGGGAGTTCACTAGCGCAACGTTCTTCGATGTGATTGGTAAAATGCATCTTAAGGACGAAGAGGAATGCATTCGTGATCTGCGCGAAATTATCGCACCGACTACGGATACCGAGCAGAAAATCCGACAAAAAACCTACGATGTCGTACAACGCATTCGTAATAGCCCTGAAATTGAAAGTTCGCTCGATGCTCTTCTGCGTGAATATAATCTCACCACCAAAGAAGGGCTTATTTTAATGTGTCTTGCGGAAGCGTTTTTACGGATTCCCGACAAAAAATCCGCCGATGCGCTGATTCGCGATAAGATCGCCGGCGTCAACTGGTCATCACATAAAGGCAATAGTAATAAGCAACTGGTAAACTTTGCCACCTGGGGACTGATGCTCACCGGGAATTTGGTGGATATTGACGATGAGAGCAGCGCGCTTAAAAAGCTCACCAATAAGATGACCGAACCTGTGATTCGTAAATCAGTGAACGTTGCGATGCAGGTAATGGGGAAACAGTTTGTCCTTGGCGAAACCATGGCGGAAGCGCTAAAAAATGGTCGTAAAGTACGCGAACAAGGCTATACCTATACCTTCGATATGCTCGGAGAAGCGGCGATGACGCAAGCCGATGCCGATCGTTATTTTGAAGATTATAAAAATGCACTAAAAGCTGTGGGCGCGGAAGAGGCGCTACCGAATAGCCGTAAACCTTCACTCTCAATCAAACTCTCAGCCCTTCATCAACGTTACACTGTCGATCAAAAAGATCGCGTAATGACCGAGCTTTTCAATCGCGTGAAAGAACTTGCGCTATTAGGAAAAGAGCTTGATGCGGAAATTAGTATTGACGCGGAAGAGGCGGATCGTTTAGAGCTCTCACTTGAGCTATTTGAGAAACTTGTGCGTGTGCCTGAAATCGGTTCATGGGGCGGATTAGGCCTTGTAATTCAAGGGTATGCAAAACATGCGATGCCGTCATTAATTTGGGTGAGCCTCCTTGGCCGTGAGCTTGGCATTGAAATTCCGGTTCGTCTTGTAAAAGGGGCGTATTGGGATACGGAAGTGAAAGATTCACAAGTACGCGGACTCAATAATTATCCCGTTTTTACTCGTAAAGAGAATACCGATATCTCCTACCTTGCGTGCGCACGCTTTATGTTAAGCCCTGCAGCACAAGGGGTGATTCGTCCTCAATTTGCCACCCACAACGCGCAAACAGTGATGACGATTTTAGATTTCAGTGAGCGTTTTAATAACGATAATTTCGAATTCCAACGCCTCCACGGCATGGGTGAAGCGCTCTATAACGAAATTATTAAAGAGTATGGTAAAAGTGTGCGGATCTACGCGCCGGTCGGACTGCATCATGACCTGCTCCCCTACCTTGTACGCCGTCTCCTTGAAAATGGGGCAAACTCATCATTTGTTCACCAGCTCGTTGACCCAACCGTTCCGATCGAAAGCTTAATTGAGCATCCAGTAACAGTCGTTGATGGCTACGAGACAATTAAAAACCCCAATATTCCTTACTCCGATGAGCTCTACAAAACCCGTAAGAACTCACGCGGTCTCAATATGAACTTCTCAAGCACGTGGCTTCCCTTTGAAAGTCAGTACAACGAGATGATCACTAAACGCTGGCGCGCAAAACCGATCATTAATGGTGTGCCACAAAAAGAGGGGCAAGAGACCTATCAAGCCCGCTCACCGTTTGATTTAGAACATGTGGTTGGTAAGGTGACTACCGCCAATGAAGCGCAGGTGAAAGCGGCGATCGATTCGCTCGATAAAGCGTGGTTTAACTGGAATGAGACGCCCGTTGAAGTGCGTGCAAGCATTTTAGAAAAAACCGCAGACCTTCTTGAGGAAAATCGCATTGAACTGATCGCGCTTTGCTCCATGGAAGCGGGTAAAACCATTCATGATGGAATCGATGAGGTGCGAGAAGCCGCTGATTTCTGCCGATACTACGCGCAAGAAGCTCGTAAACACGGCACAGTCAAAGAGCTCAAAGGCCCAACGGGCGAGCAAAACCTCTACTACCACGCCGGTAAAGGAGTCTTTGCCTGTATCAGTCCATGGAACTTCCCTCTTGCAATCTATTTAGGGCAAATCGTCGCAGCACTTGTGAGCGGTAACACCGTTCTTGCAAAACCTGCAGAAGCAACGCCCATGATCGCCTATCGCGTGGTAGAACTTCTCTTTGAAGCGGGGCTGCCGAAAGAGGTGATCGCACTTCTTCCTGGATCTGGGAAAATGCTTGGGGATATCTTCACGCAAGATCCTCGCGTTGTGGGTGTTTGTTTTACCGGGTCCACCAGCACCGCGCGCGCCATTAACCAAAACTTAGCAACGCGTGAAGGGGCAATTCCGACCCTAATCGCTGAAACCGGCGGACAAAACGTCATGTTCGCGGACTCTACCTCATTGCCTGAGCAAGTGGTTCGTGACGCGCTTCAATCGGCATTTGTGAGTACCGGTCAACGCTGTTCGGCGCTGCGTGTGCTCTATCTTCAAGATGAGATCGCCGATCGCATTATCGAGCTCTTAAAAGGCGCGATGGACGATATCGTTGTGGGAGTTCCTTATTCGCGTAAAACCGATGTTAGCTCGGTGATTGATGAGCGGGCAAAAGCAAGTCTTTTAGAGCATATCGATGCCCTTAAAGCACAAGGTAAACTGATTGCAGAAGCCAAAATTGATCCAAAACTCAACGGACACTTTGTGGCGCCGGTGATCTTTGAGATCGATTCCATCTCAGAGCTTAAAAAAGAGCACTTCGGCCCGATCATGCATGTGATTCGCTATAAGAGCGATAAACTGCTCGACATGATCCACGAGGTCAACGCAACCGGATTTGGACTCACCATGGGCGTACATAGCCGTAATGATGACTATATTCGCTTTATTGAAACCCACGCGCGCGTTGGTAACTTCTACGTAAATCGTAACCAAGTCGGTGCGATCGTTGGGGTACAACCGTTTGGTGGACGCGGCCTCTCAGGAACCGGTCCAAAAGCGGGCGGTCCACACTATCTTCCACGTTTTATGACAGAACGTTCAACCTCCGTTAATACCGCGGCTATTGGAGGAGACGCGGCACTCATCAGCCTTGCTTATGACGAACAAGGATAA
- a CDS encoding universal stress protein, whose product MTDEIHDDFKEQYKHILVAVDQSDDAEAVGRKALGVAKRNRAKLTLLNILESISLNTSYELMPVIPQGTDDEVLAEAKKSMRELSFKLGIPDADTLVISALSTKEGILKAAKELDVDLLIIGSHTRQGLALLLGSTSGSIINDSPCDILTIKV is encoded by the coding sequence ATGACTGATGAGATCCATGACGATTTCAAAGAACAGTACAAACACATTTTAGTCGCCGTTGACCAGTCAGATGATGCGGAAGCGGTCGGCCGTAAGGCGCTCGGTGTGGCTAAACGAAATCGTGCAAAATTAACGCTTCTTAACATTTTAGAGAGCATTAGCCTCAATACGAGCTATGAGTTAATGCCCGTGATTCCTCAAGGCACCGATGATGAAGTGTTAGCGGAAGCGAAAAAATCGATGCGTGAGCTCTCATTTAAACTGGGGATTCCCGATGCGGACACCTTAGTGATCTCGGCACTTTCCACAAAAGAGGGAATTTTAAAAGCCGCGAAAGAACTCGACGTTGATCTGCTTATTATCGGCTCGCACACCCGTCAAGGATTGGCCCTTCTGCTTGGCTCAACCTCAGGCTCAATCATCAATGATTCACCGTGCGATATTTTAACGATTAAAGTGTAA
- a CDS encoding peptide chain release factor 3, with protein sequence MSKLLKESQRRRTFAIIAHPDAGKTTMTEKLLLFGGAISLAGSVKGRKAARHATSDWMELEQQRGISVTSSVMQFPYQDYMINLLDTPGHQDFSEDTYRTLTAVDSALMMIDCANGVEEQTIKLMNVCRLRDTPIITFINKLDRDGRDPIDLLDEVEEVLKINCAPVTWPIGMGRDLKGVYHILEDYIHLYDDEERGTTSKGRVIQGLDSKELDEVLGEERANAFREEVELVQIASNEFDLDEYRAGRLTPVYFGSAITNFGVQEMLDGFVQIAPPPSVQKTTTREVHAGEEKLTGFVFKVQANMDPRHRDRIAFMRICSGKYTPGMSAKHVRIGKNIKIPEAMTFMASDRSHLEEAYAGDIIGIYNHGTIRIGDTFTEGEDLSFKGIPDFAPELFRRARLRDPLRMKHLERGLEQLCEEGATQLFKPLHNNDLIIGAVGVLQFDVVAHRLKLEYNVDCIFEQVNVATARWVESDDKKKFEEFKKRCYDNLAVDHHGEYVYVAPTRVNLTLTQERYPEIKFKAVREFHG encoded by the coding sequence ATGAGTAAATTGTTAAAAGAGAGCCAACGCCGTCGAACCTTTGCGATCATCGCTCACCCGGATGCGGGTAAAACGACAATGACTGAAAAACTCCTTCTATTTGGGGGCGCGATCAGTTTAGCGGGATCGGTCAAAGGCCGTAAAGCGGCCCGTCATGCCACATCGGACTGGATGGAGCTTGAGCAACAACGGGGAATCTCGGTAACCTCATCGGTGATGCAGTTTCCCTATCAAGATTACATGATCAACCTGCTTGATACCCCCGGGCACCAAGACTTCTCGGAAGATACTTACCGCACGCTTACTGCGGTGGACTCGGCGCTGATGATGATCGACTGCGCGAACGGGGTTGAGGAACAGACCATTAAATTGATGAATGTGTGCCGTCTTCGTGATACGCCGATCATCACCTTTATCAACAAACTGGACCGTGATGGACGCGATCCGATCGATCTTTTAGACGAAGTGGAAGAGGTGCTTAAAATCAATTGTGCACCGGTCACTTGGCCGATCGGTATGGGGCGCGATCTCAAAGGCGTTTACCATATTTTAGAAGATTACATTCACCTTTATGACGATGAAGAGCGCGGGACGACGAGTAAAGGTCGCGTGATTCAAGGGCTCGATAGTAAAGAGCTCGATGAGGTTTTGGGGGAAGAACGCGCCAATGCCTTTAGAGAAGAGGTGGAGCTTGTCCAGATCGCGAGTAACGAGTTTGATCTCGATGAGTATCGTGCAGGACGCTTAACGCCGGTTTATTTTGGCTCTGCGATCACCAACTTCGGAGTGCAAGAGATGCTCGATGGGTTTGTTCAAATTGCGCCCCCGCCAAGCGTGCAAAAAACCACAACGCGCGAGGTTCACGCCGGTGAAGAGAAACTCACAGGTTTTGTCTTTAAAGTTCAAGCCAACATGGACCCGCGCCACCGCGATAGAATCGCCTTTATGCGCATCTGTTCAGGAAAATATACGCCGGGCATGAGTGCGAAACATGTGCGTATCGGCAAAAATATTAAAATCCCAGAAGCGATGACCTTTATGGCCTCCGACCGTAGCCATTTAGAAGAGGCCTATGCCGGCGATATTATCGGGATTTACAATCACGGTACGATTCGAATCGGTGATACTTTTACTGAAGGGGAAGACCTAAGTTTTAAAGGGATTCCGGACTTTGCGCCAGAGCTTTTCCGCCGGGCCCGTCTTCGCGATCCGCTTCGCATGAAACACCTTGAGCGCGGGCTTGAACAGCTCTGTGAAGAGGGAGCAACTCAGCTCTTTAAGCCGCTTCACAATAACGATCTGATTATCGGCGCCGTTGGGGTGCTTCAGTTTGATGTGGTCGCGCACCGTTTGAAACTTGAATACAACGTCGATTGTATTTTCGAGCAGGTGAATGTTGCCACCGCACGTTGGGTAGAATCGGACGATAAGAAGAAATTTGAAGAGTTCAAAAAACGCTGTTACGACAATCTTGCCGTCGATCATCACGGGGAATATGTCTATGTCGCGCCGACTCGCGTCAATTTAACGTTAACGCAAGAACGCTATCCTGAAATTAAATTTAAAGCCGTACGGGAATTTCACGGATAA
- a CDS encoding YceI family protein: MKKTMKKTMNKTMKRMIQLSAGALLFGAFMGSAQANSWALDHDHTRIGFGVDHMGYSTTYGYFTEYDGKVRYDRDEPDLLELEVTIQTGSVMTVSKGLNDHLKTADFFNVERFPTMTFKGSGFESDDGKTGMVHGELTLLGVTKPVTLNVELFKDAVSPMTEVETIGYRAKTTLMRSEWGMNFLSPNVGEAVLITIDGELMKVD, encoded by the coding sequence ATGAAGAAGACTATGAAAAAGACTATGAACAAAACAATGAAACGAATGATTCAATTGAGTGCCGGTGCGCTACTGTTTGGGGCGTTTATGGGGAGTGCGCAGGCGAACAGTTGGGCGCTCGATCACGATCACACGCGGATCGGCTTTGGAGTTGATCATATGGGCTATTCGACTACCTACGGTTATTTTACCGAATACGATGGCAAGGTACGTTACGATCGGGATGAGCCGGATCTTTTGGAGCTTGAAGTAACCATTCAAACCGGGAGCGTGATGACCGTTTCAAAGGGCTTAAACGATCACCTTAAAACGGCGGATTTTTTCAACGTCGAGCGCTTTCCGACCATGACCTTTAAAGGGAGCGGCTTTGAGAGTGATGATGGAAAAACCGGTATGGTGCACGGCGAATTAACTCTACTCGGCGTCACCAAACCAGTCACGCTTAATGTGGAACTCTTTAAAGACGCAGTGAGCCCGATGACAGAGGTGGAAACCATTGGCTATCGCGCCAAAACCACCTTGATGCGCAGCGAGTGGGGCATGAATTTCCTCTCACCGAACGTGGGCGAAGCAGTCTTAATTACCATTGATGGCGAATTGATGAAGGTCGATTAA
- the tpx gene encoding thiol peroxidase — MTQKTDERRKGITMAGNPVTLLGHALTVGEKAPDFTALKQVLTSYSLHEAGDKVKIISVVPSLDTGVCELQTVRFNKEAETLKNTVVITLSVDLPFAQGRFCGAKNIDHLLTLSDHRDLDFGLKYGFVIEELRLLSRGIVVLDGDNTVKHIEYVAEVTDHPDYDAALNVAKVLV; from the coding sequence ATGACTCAGAAAACTGATGAACGCCGCAAAGGAATCACCATGGCGGGCAATCCTGTTACCTTGTTGGGCCACGCATTAACAGTTGGCGAGAAGGCGCCGGATTTTACTGCACTTAAGCAGGTTCTCACTTCCTATTCACTCCACGAAGCGGGCGATAAAGTGAAGATTATCTCGGTTGTGCCATCGCTTGATACGGGCGTGTGTGAATTGCAAACTGTTCGCTTTAATAAAGAAGCTGAAACGCTTAAAAATACCGTTGTCATCACACTTTCGGTGGATTTACCCTTTGCGCAAGGCCGATTCTGCGGTGCCAAAAATATCGATCATCTTTTGACACTGTCCGATCATCGCGATCTTGATTTTGGCTTGAAATATGGCTTTGTCATCGAGGAATTGCGCCTATTAAGCCGTGGGATTGTAGTGCTTGATGGCGACAATACCGTGAAACACATTGAGTATGTTGCAGAAGTGACGGATCACCCTGATTATGACGCGGCGCTCAACGTCGCAAAAGTGTTAGTTTAA
- a CDS encoding LysR substrate-binding domain-containing protein: MQLDLNDLYYFVKSVEHGGFSAAERALGIPKSRLSRRISTLEETLGVQLIQRSTRQFRLTDLGETYFTHCKAMLIEAEAAQEAIDLARSEPKGVIKISCPRALLQTHVSDMLARFMLIHPKVTIQLLSTNRAVDLIGEGIDIALRVRSNIEDSELVMRQLGTRTIALFASPILIDTMQGMPESLDELSAWPLLAHSSQPTGHSWTFLNKKGDEFCFPITPRYMTTDMDALKQAALAGVGVIHFPHMLLKNEVARGELVKLLPELTTTPEIIHAVFPSRRGLLPSVRALIDFLVVEFEAICEE; this comes from the coding sequence ATGCAACTGGATTTAAATGATCTCTACTATTTTGTAAAGTCGGTGGAACATGGCGGATTTTCAGCAGCGGAACGAGCGTTGGGGATTCCGAAATCACGGCTCAGTCGGCGGATTTCAACCTTGGAAGAAACCCTTGGCGTTCAGCTAATTCAGCGTTCGACCCGTCAGTTTCGTTTGACCGATCTCGGCGAGACCTATTTTACCCACTGTAAGGCGATGCTGATTGAAGCGGAAGCGGCGCAAGAGGCGATTGATCTTGCCCGAAGTGAGCCAAAAGGCGTGATCAAAATTTCTTGCCCACGTGCTCTATTGCAAACCCATGTGAGTGATATGCTCGCGCGATTTATGCTGATTCATCCGAAAGTCACAATTCAGCTGCTTTCGACTAATCGGGCCGTCGATCTTATTGGTGAAGGGATCGATATTGCGCTTCGTGTTCGTTCAAATATTGAAGATAGCGAGTTAGTCATGCGTCAGCTCGGCACTCGCACGATAGCGCTTTTTGCAAGCCCTATTTTAATCGATACGATGCAGGGAATGCCCGAAAGTTTAGATGAGCTTTCCGCGTGGCCACTGCTTGCCCATAGCTCCCAACCGACCGGGCATTCTTGGACATTTCTCAATAAAAAGGGCGATGAGTTTTGTTTTCCCATCACCCCGCGGTATATGACGACCGATATGGATGCGCTCAAACAGGCGGCGCTTGCGGGCGTTGGCGTGATTCATTTCCCGCATATGTTGCTTAAAAATGAAGTGGCCCGCGGCGAGCTGGTTAAATTATTGCCTGAGCTCACTACAACCCCTGAAATTATCCATGCCGTTTTTCCGTCCCGCCGTGGATTACTCCCGTCGGTGCGGGCGCTGATTGATTTTCTCGTCGTCGAGTTTGAAGCAATTTGTGAAGAATAA
- a CDS encoding restriction endonuclease, translated as MQDNVPSYDFFIEPVLQVLANCPEGVPAREVHEAAADYLDLSHDARLETVSSGQAIYKNRSGWAHDRLKRAGLSESISRGVWCLTEKGRDWVKTHRFPLSKETRRHLAFDFLEVKLTDEEGADVSPINYANTQTDRSESLSVESPDDRLEEAVRTIKETVASELLTILKEVSPQRFELIVLDRLGLEKVYVQAKRWQDTVGRPEIQAFYGALAGQKAKRGVFITTSSYSKQAIEFAQSVEGVVLIDGVQLVYLMMDAEVGVSSRSIKLPAIDSDYFD; from the coding sequence ATGCAAGACAATGTCCCATCGTATGATTTTTTTATCGAGCCCGTTTTACAGGTGTTGGCAAACTGTCCCGAAGGGGTGCCTGCGCGCGAGGTGCATGAGGCGGCAGCGGACTATTTAGATTTGAGCCATGATGCGCGTTTAGAGACGGTCTCAAGTGGGCAAGCGATCTATAAAAATCGTTCGGGATGGGCGCATGATCGCTTAAAACGCGCCGGTTTATCGGAGAGTATTTCACGCGGCGTATGGTGCTTAACGGAAAAGGGGCGGGATTGGGTAAAAACGCACAGGTTTCCATTAAGTAAAGAGACGCGTCGTCATCTGGCGTTTGATTTTTTAGAGGTTAAATTAACCGATGAGGAAGGCGCGGATGTATCTCCAATTAATTATGCCAATACTCAAACGGATCGCAGTGAATCGCTCAGTGTGGAAAGCCCTGATGATCGCTTGGAAGAGGCAGTTCGCACCATTAAAGAGACAGTAGCAAGTGAATTGCTGACCATTTTAAAAGAGGTCTCGCCCCAACGATTTGAACTAATTGTGCTCGATCGTTTAGGGCTTGAAAAGGTGTATGTTCAAGCGAAACGTTGGCAAGATACGGTGGGGCGACCAGAGATTCAAGCCTTTTACGGGGCACTTGCAGGGCAAAAAGCAAAACGCGGCGTGTTTATTACGACCTCATCTTACTCAAAACAGGCGATCGAATTTGCACAATCGGTAGAAGGGGTAGTGTTAATCGACGGGGTGCAACTAGTGTATTTAATGATGGATGCGGAGGTTGGCGTGAGCTCGCGCTCGATTAAACTTCCCGCGATCGATTCTGATTATTTTGATTAG
- the pdxS gene encoding pyridoxal 5'-phosphate synthase lyase subunit PdxS translates to MADSIIKNGGVIMDVINAEQAKIAQDAGAVAVMALERVPSDIRKAGGVARMADPRIIEEVLGAVSIPVMAKARIGHIVEARVLESMGVHYLDESEVLTPADEEFHLLKSDFKVPFVCGCRDLGEAARRLGEGAKMLRTKGEPGTGNIVEAVRHMRKVNAQVRKLLHMNNDEIMTYAKDLGAPYEVLLQIKAHGRLPVANFAAGGVATPADAALMMELGADGVFVGSGIFKSENPEKFARAIVKATENYQDYALIAELSKDLGEPMRGLEISKLNPEERMQERGW, encoded by the coding sequence ATGGCTGATTCAATTATCAAAAATGGCGGCGTGATCATGGACGTGATCAATGCGGAACAAGCTAAAATCGCTCAAGATGCCGGCGCAGTGGCAGTCATGGCGTTAGAGCGCGTTCCTTCAGACATTCGTAAAGCGGGCGGCGTTGCCCGTATGGCGGATCCGCGCATTATTGAAGAAGTATTAGGTGCAGTATCGATTCCCGTGATGGCTAAAGCTCGTATCGGCCATATTGTTGAAGCGCGCGTTCTTGAATCGATGGGCGTTCACTATCTTGACGAAAGTGAAGTATTAACCCCAGCGGATGAAGAATTTCACCTCTTAAAAAGCGACTTTAAAGTCCCATTTGTATGCGGATGTCGCGATCTTGGGGAAGCGGCTCGCCGTTTAGGTGAAGGCGCGAAAATGCTCCGTACCAAAGGTGAACCCGGAACCGGAAACATCGTCGAAGCGGTACGTCATATGCGTAAAGTGAACGCGCAAGTGCGTAAACTTCTCCATATGAATAACGATGAAATCATGACCTACGCAAAAGATCTTGGTGCACCGTATGAAGTGCTTTTACAGATCAAAGCGCACGGCCGTCTACCGGTAGCAAACTTCGCAGCGGGCGGCGTTGCAACTCCTGCAGACGCGGCACTGATGATGGAATTGGGCGCGGATGGCGTATTCGTTGGATCAGGTATTTTCAAATCAGAAAACCCTGAAAAATTCGCACGTGCCATCGTTAAAGCCACTGAAAACTATCAAGACTACGCACTCATCGCAGAACTCTCAAAAGATTTAGGCGAACCCATGCGCGGTTTAGAAATCAGCAAATTAAACCCAGAAGAGCGCATGCAAGAGCGCGGCTGGTAA
- a CDS encoding LysE family transporter, which produces MFAILLSIIGIHLMALITPGPDFFFISQTAARFSRKESFKAVLGITVGVMIWAGLALLGLHFVLEKFVWLRHIIVILGALYLSYLAVQLLRSAFSKQVGAEEVSFLPEAGQHLFLKGLLTNLANPKAIAYFASVFSMFVSDGMGTETKLAIFAVVAIETLIWFCIVILVFSLPAMKRAYKKVMRVIDGVAGVIFSGFAIYFLYQEFKSFFLNQA; this is translated from the coding sequence ATGTTTGCAATTTTACTCAGCATTATCGGGATTCATTTAATGGCGCTTATTACGCCCGGGCCTGACTTTTTCTTTATCTCGCAGACGGCGGCGCGTTTTTCGCGTAAAGAGAGTTTTAAAGCGGTGCTCGGGATCACCGTTGGGGTGATGATTTGGGCAGGGCTTGCGCTGCTTGGACTCCATTTTGTCCTCGAAAAATTTGTCTGGCTACGCCATATTATTGTGATTCTCGGGGCACTCTATCTGAGTTATCTTGCGGTGCAGTTACTCCGTTCGGCCTTTTCCAAACAGGTGGGCGCGGAAGAGGTGAGTTTTTTACCGGAAGCGGGGCAACATCTCTTTTTAAAAGGGCTCTTGACCAATCTCGCTAATCCCAAAGCGATCGCCTATTTTGCCAGCGTTTTTTCGATGTTTGTCAGTGATGGCATGGGCACTGAGACGAAACTTGCGATCTTTGCGGTGGTGGCAATTGAGACGCTTATTTGGTTTTGCATTGTGATCCTTGTGTTTTCCCTTCCGGCGATGAAGCGGGCGTATAAAAAAGTGATGCGGGTGATCGATGGGGTGGCCGGGGTGATCTTTTCAGGCTTTGCGATCTACTTTCTCTATCAAGAGTTTAAAAGTTTCTTTTTAAATCAAGCGTAA
- a CDS encoding DUF805 domain-containing protein — protein sequence MRDEQEWNEIEVDEAEIREVKAKLTGLYREEVTREYSDTAAHPSYFSLSFKGRIGRLQFIIGAFFSMLPFLAYTVFRYVGYEINEGPLWTEMVRGESGIMLAVVAGLIVLSGIFTIRFMALRLHDFNITGGYLILLPLLYWIHPIAFGIALGVMMFLLLVNEGVDYVNPFGAPVTRGNLPLALFCLVLSALYLAYFLVMVGIVIVIRY from the coding sequence ATGCGTGATGAGCAGGAATGGAATGAAATCGAGGTAGATGAGGCGGAGATTCGTGAGGTTAAAGCGAAACTCACCGGCCTTTATCGGGAAGAGGTAACGCGGGAGTATAGTGATACAGCCGCGCATCCGAGCTATTTTAGCTTAAGTTTTAAGGGGCGAATTGGGCGCTTGCAATTTATCATTGGCGCATTTTTTTCGATGCTCCCCTTTTTGGCGTATACCGTTTTTCGCTATGTGGGCTATGAGATTAATGAAGGCCCGCTCTGGACGGAGATGGTTCGGGGTGAGAGTGGCATAATGCTCGCGGTGGTCGCGGGGTTAATCGTTTTGAGTGGTATTTTTACCATTCGGTTTATGGCGCTTCGCCTGCATGATTTTAATATTACCGGCGGTTATCTCATTTTATTGCCACTTCTTTATTGGATTCATCCCATCGCTTTTGGCATTGCGCTCGGGGTGATGATGTTTTTGCTACTGGTGAATGAAGGGGTGGATTATGTCAATCCGTTTGGCGCGCCGGTGACGCGAGGAAATCTACCGTTGGCGCTTTTTTGTTTGGTACTCTCTGCGCTCTATCTGGCTTACTTTTTAGTGATGGTGGGCATTGTGATTGTGATCCGATACTGA
- a CDS encoding DUF2798 domain-containing protein, whose amino-acid sequence MTQSTETPVKRSKLPSKYARFIVPLVLTFLMTFVVAGISTWRVAGGSDIFFAKWMVSWMISWAVAYPTMIIFMPIAQKLVFMIVEKPQPPKPKA is encoded by the coding sequence ATGACTCAGTCAACCGAAACACCCGTTAAACGTAGCAAACTACCCTCAAAATATGCACGATTTATCGTACCCCTCGTGCTTACGTTTTTAATGACATTTGTGGTCGCCGGTATTAGTACGTGGCGTGTCGCAGGTGGATCCGATATTTTCTTTGCAAAATGGATGGTGTCGTGGATGATTTCGTGGGCGGTTGCGTATCCTACGATGATTATATTTATGCCAATCGCACAAAAATTGGTCTTTATGATCGTTGAAAAACCTCAGCCTCCCAAACCCAAAGCGTAA